GGCCGCACTTTAGACACCTCGACATTTTATCCCTCCTTTACTTTTTTCCGTCTAAACAACTGATCTCTTTTTTAATCTTGGGCCAGAGCGTGAACTGGAGAAAATTCCACGCCTCTTCTGCATCGTGCTCCATCAGGATCCCCTGCAGCCTGAGGATTTCCTGGGGTTCCAGGACGATGAAAACCTTTTTCATCTGAGCAGCTCCTCCCCGGCAGGCAAGAGGCCCTCCAGGTATTCGGCCAGGAGTTTCTCAATTGCCTGCTTTTGCTGCGCGTAAGCCGGCTCTTTCAAGAACGGGCACTGCTCTGCTTCGTAGCGCCCCTGGATGACCCCAGTTGCGAAGGCGAGGCAGGTTAGCTCCCCGCACTCCCTGCAGTTGGTGCGGGGGAGGTGTTTGTAGAGCATGAAGGGGCTCAGTTGGGTTTGAGGTTCTGTAGTGGGAGTAATTCTATCTCTGGCTGCGGCTACTCTGTTCAGCATTTTGACCACATTCTCCAGGATCTCGTTTGCCTTAGCGATGTTTTCGGTCTTGCCCAGGATAATCTGTCGGGGCTGGAGAACCACAGGCCGGCCTTCGTAAGAGAAGGTAAACGACTTTCCTGCTTCGTGATAGCTCCCTCTGAGCACGGCGTTTAAATAGGGGAAAAGCGTTTCAACATCATCTGTCAGGGAGGCGATCACCCTGATCTTCCTGGCATCGGCGTAGCAGGGGGCGGCCTGGATAATCTGGTAGCCTTTTACGAATTCTCCAACTGCTGCGGCGCCCTCTTTTCCTGGACGAACGGGGTGGGAGGGGCCGGGGGCTGCTTTCCGGGCGATTTCCCGGATTGCCTCCAGGAAGTACTCGATATCTGCGACTGTATTAAAGTAGCCGGGGCTGACGCGCACCGTTCCCGTCTCCAGGGTGCCGATGGTCCTGTGGGCGCGGGGCGCGCAGTGCAGCCCCGTCCGGACCATGATATTGTAAATCTCATCCAGTACCGCACCCACCTCTTCAGGGTTGACATCTTGAATGTTGAAGGAAACTACCGCCACCTGGCGGTCGGGATCCCGGGGCCCATAGAGGACGACCCCGGGAATTTGCCCCAGCTTTTCCAGTAAAAGGGCCGTCAA
The sequence above is drawn from the Bacillota bacterium genome and encodes:
- a CDS encoding aminotransferase class V-fold PLP-dependent enzyme, whose product is MEVYLNNAATSWPKPECVYEAVNNFLRRFGASQGRGVFRRSQEATRIIEDCRDALARLFNVKDPSRLVFTKNCSEALNLAIKGFLRPGDHVITSSMEHNSVWRPLKTLEKKGTISLSEVMCNPHGEIDLSDVKRAFRPETRLLVFTHASNVTGTLFPLAELAELAHAHSSRLLVDAAQTAGVFPIDVAELGIDLLACSGHKGLLGPQGTGALYIAPGLELEPLLEGGTGSNSLFPFQPETLPDRFETGIPNGPGLAGLGAAVEFLLKTGVAAIREKEHQLTALLLEKLGQIPGVVLYGPRDPDRQVAVVSFNIQDVNPEEVGAVLDEIYNIMVRTGLHCAPRAHRTIGTLETGTVRVSPGYFNTVADIEYFLEAIREIARKAAPGPSHPVRPGKEGAAAVGEFVKGYQIIQAAPCYADARKIRVIASLTDDVETLFPYLNAVLRGSYHEAGKSFTFSYEGRPVVLQPRQIILGKTENIAKANEILENVVKMLNRVAAARDRITPTTEPQTQLSPFMLYKHLPRTNCRECGELTCLAFATGVIQGRYEAEQCPFLKEPAYAQQKQAIEKLLAEYLEGLLPAGEELLR